A stretch of Clostridia bacterium DNA encodes these proteins:
- the rny gene encoding ribonuclease Y codes for MDIYTYAVIGATAVVAIILGYMIRKYLAEGKLKNAETLATDILNDANKEAEAKKREAILEAKEEVHSMRQELDREIKSRRGELAQSEKRLVQKEENLDKKQNGIEKKEEKIQRRMEEIDNIRRKTDEAHDRQIVELERISSLSFEEARTMLLQNVEDEIKHETAMMIKEIEMQAKMDADKKARNIITLAIQRCAADHVAETTVSVVNLPNDEMKGRIIGREGRNIRALETLTGIDLIIDDTPEAVVLSGFDPVRRETARLTLEKLIADGRIHPGRIEEMYEKAKKEVEDGIREEGEQATFDTGVTGIHPELIRLLGRLKYRTSYGQNVLKHSVEVALVAANMALELGVDPQLAKRAGLLHDIGKAVDHEIEGTHVAIGVDLARKYKESPEVIHCIAAHHGDTDPQTVEAFLVQAADSISAARPGARRETLETYIKRLKKLEEIAEANEGVEKSFAIQAGREVRIMVKPDKIDDDEAVRLSRNIVKQIESEMDYPGQIKVVVIRETRAIDYAK; via the coding sequence ATGGACATATATACTTATGCAGTTATAGGCGCAACAGCAGTCGTGGCTATAATACTTGGATACATGATTCGAAAATATCTGGCGGAAGGAAAGCTTAAGAATGCAGAAACCTTAGCCACAGATATCTTGAACGATGCAAATAAGGAAGCTGAAGCGAAAAAACGCGAGGCTATTCTGGAAGCAAAAGAAGAAGTGCACTCCATGCGTCAAGAACTAGACCGAGAAATTAAGTCACGTCGTGGAGAACTGGCTCAGTCAGAAAAGAGACTGGTACAGAAAGAAGAAAATTTAGACAAAAAGCAAAATGGTATTGAGAAGAAAGAAGAAAAGATTCAACGCCGAATGGAAGAAATAGATAATATTCGTCGCAAGACAGATGAAGCCCATGACCGGCAGATTGTCGAATTGGAAAGAATATCTAGTCTATCCTTTGAAGAGGCTAGGACCATGCTTCTACAAAATGTAGAAGATGAGATTAAGCACGAAACGGCAATGATGATAAAAGAGATTGAAATGCAGGCTAAAATGGATGCAGATAAGAAAGCTAGAAACATTATTACCCTAGCTATCCAACGCTGTGCGGCAGACCATGTTGCTGAAACCACAGTATCCGTTGTGAACTTGCCGAATGATGAAATGAAAGGCAGAATCATCGGACGCGAGGGCAGAAACATACGGGCCTTAGAGACCTTAACTGGTATTGATTTAATAATCGATGATACACCGGAAGCAGTTGTGCTTTCTGGCTTTGATCCCGTGAGAAGGGAAACTGCTCGATTAACCTTGGAAAAATTGATTGCAGATGGAAGGATTCATCCCGGACGGATTGAAGAAATGTATGAGAAAGCCAAAAAAGAAGTGGAAGACGGCATCCGTGAAGAGGGTGAACAAGCAACCTTCGATACGGGCGTTACTGGAATTCATCCAGAATTGATTCGTTTGCTGGGCCGCCTCAAGTATCGTACAAGCTATGGCCAGAATGTTTTGAAACACTCGGTTGAGGTAGCACTCGTAGCGGCAAATATGGCTTTGGAGCTGGGGGTAGACCCCCAATTGGCCAAGCGAGCTGGCTTGCTACATGATATCGGTAAAGCTGTTGACCATGAGATCGAAGGTACTCATGTGGCGATTGGGGTGGACTTAGCTAGAAAATACAAGGAATCACCGGAAGTAATCCACTGCATTGCTGCTCACCATGGAGATACAGATCCTCAGACGGTTGAAGCGTTTCTTGTACAAGCTGCTGATTCGATTTCAGCTGCTAGGCCAGGCGCTCGTCGCGAGACCTTGGAGACATATATTAAACGTCTTAAAAAATTGGAAGAAATTGCAGAAGCCAATGAGGGCGTTGAAAAGTCCTTTGCCATTCAGGCAGGTAGAGAAGTTCGAATTATGGTCAAACCGGATAAGATAGATGATGATGAAGCAGTTCGGTTATCTAGAAATATTGTTAAACAAATTGAGTCAGAAATGGATTATCCAGGTCAAATAAAAGTAGTTGTGATTAGAGAAACTCGTGCAATAGATTATGCAAAATAG
- the yedF gene encoding sulfurtransferase-like selenium metabolism protein YedF, translating into MQKSIDARGMSCPMPVVATKKALEALQEGVLEVLVDNEVARDNVIRYANSSGYEAASQEKSAGYAVSITKKISATTSAAQGIFAQNQEKPLVFLIKSKDFGEGDPELGRVLMRSFLFTLQECDEPIKAIVFMNSAVYLTLDDSEVLGTISNLEKKGAEILSCGTCLDFYNVKERLAVGSITNMYSAVDHLLKQGVKTITI; encoded by the coding sequence ATGCAAAAATCTATTGATGCAAGAGGTATGTCATGCCCAATGCCAGTAGTGGCAACGAAGAAAGCTTTAGAAGCATTGCAAGAAGGCGTGTTAGAGGTATTGGTTGATAATGAAGTTGCGAGAGACAATGTGATTCGCTATGCTAATTCATCTGGCTATGAAGCTGCAAGCCAAGAAAAGTCTGCTGGATATGCGGTTAGCATAACCAAGAAAATTAGTGCTACGACCAGTGCAGCTCAAGGCATATTTGCACAGAACCAAGAAAAGCCATTGGTATTTTTGATTAAGAGCAAAGACTTTGGAGAGGGCGATCCAGAACTTGGCCGCGTTCTTATGCGCTCGTTTTTGTTTACCTTGCAGGAATGTGATGAGCCTATCAAGGCCATTGTGTTCATGAACAGCGCTGTCTATTTAACCTTGGACGATTCTGAAGTATTGGGAACGATATCCAATTTGGAAAAAAAGGGAGCAGAAATTCTCAGCTGTGGGACCTGCCTCGACTTCTACAATGTAAAGGAAAGACTAGCTGTTGGCAGTATCACGAATATGTATAGCGCTGTTGACCATCTCCTAAAACAGGGTGTAAAGACGATTACAATCTGA
- a CDS encoding RecX family transcriptional regulator, which translates to MKNPKKNPKKKPRKKRQPADISALHKAVSLLARRSYGIQEMRRKLTGASYPQEEIEEVVNRLVEAGYLDDRSYARAYVRDQMNLRRKGPRLIQAELAAKKVDSEIIMEILSEQYTEAVQQKNISCLIDKWRSSSSKYTDQQMMRKLIQKGYYPGLAIRAVKESFGEQGFLDTP; encoded by the coding sequence ATGAAGAACCCAAAGAAGAACCCAAAGAAAAAGCCAAGAAAGAAACGTCAGCCTGCTGATATTAGTGCCTTACATAAAGCCGTAAGTTTACTAGCCCGAAGAAGTTATGGAATTCAAGAAATGCGCCGTAAACTTACCGGCGCATCTTATCCTCAAGAGGAAATTGAAGAAGTCGTGAATAGACTTGTCGAGGCTGGCTATCTAGATGATCGTTCTTATGCTAGAGCGTATGTACGTGATCAGATGAATTTGAGGAGGAAGGGGCCACGCTTGATTCAGGCGGAGCTTGCTGCCAAAAAGGTGGATAGCGAGATTATAATGGAGATTCTTTCGGAACAGTATACGGAAGCTGTTCAGCAGAAAAATATTTCATGTTTGATTGACAAGTGGCGTTCTAGTAGTTCAAAGTATACTGATCAGCAGATGATGCGAAAACTGATTCAAAAAGGTTATTATCCTGGACTGGCTATCAGAGCTGTGAAGGAAAGCTTTGGCGAGCAAGGTTTTCTTGACACCCCTTAA
- a CDS encoding amidohydrolase family protein: MSRKTLIQNVHLFEKEGLYDVLIGGGLIEKIVPFGSLKDTTTETYCIDGEKGFLSAGFIDLHMHLEKTHTIGDNEYPGLMDAIMGFNRYVEEKIGPEETENRIRKTLDNLICHGTTSLRTHISVDETLGTMAIEAMVKIKEEYKDKLDIQIIAMLSALTFSDTAYAYFDQVGTMDIDGYGSAPALCDAPKLIIDKMFDLAQKHGKFVDIHSDEHDMPNVDVTNYFAEQIIARNMIGECSAGHLCSLSAVDEKTAAETIEKIVESGMNIITLPSCNLYLMGRNDIGTVRRGTTRIKQLYEAGANISLASDNIRDPFRPFGNGDMLEEALLTAQVAQMGTYSDLRAVYRMATMNPAKAMGKEKYGTVEGAPADLVLLEANSAEEAILSQSNKRYVFKRGEIICENRRWTKMIEED; encoded by the coding sequence ATGAGTAGAAAGACATTAATTCAGAACGTACATCTATTTGAGAAGGAAGGGCTCTATGATGTACTGATTGGTGGGGGCCTAATTGAAAAGATTGTTCCATTTGGTTCCTTGAAAGATACGACGACTGAGACTTACTGCATTGATGGAGAAAAAGGATTTCTCTCGGCTGGCTTCATTGACTTACATATGCATCTGGAAAAGACACACACCATTGGCGATAATGAATATCCAGGGTTGATGGATGCAATTATGGGATTCAATCGATACGTTGAGGAAAAAATTGGTCCCGAGGAAACAGAAAATCGGATTCGAAAGACTTTGGATAACTTGATTTGTCATGGAACGACTTCGCTGCGCACCCATATCTCTGTAGATGAAACACTTGGTACCATGGCCATAGAAGCCATGGTGAAAATTAAGGAAGAATATAAAGATAAATTGGACATTCAAATTATAGCCATGTTATCTGCTCTGACTTTTTCAGATACTGCCTATGCGTATTTTGACCAGGTAGGCACGATGGATATAGATGGCTATGGGTCAGCACCTGCTTTATGTGATGCCCCCAAATTAATTATTGATAAAATGTTTGATTTAGCACAAAAACATGGCAAGTTTGTTGATATCCATTCTGATGAACACGATATGCCAAATGTGGATGTGACAAATTATTTTGCTGAGCAGATTATTGCGAGAAATATGATTGGGGAGTGCAGTGCAGGTCATCTTTGCTCTTTATCTGCTGTAGATGAAAAAACTGCAGCGGAAACCATCGAAAAGATCGTTGAATCTGGTATGAATATAATTACCTTGCCATCGTGTAATCTTTATCTGATGGGAAGAAATGACATAGGAACAGTTCGTAGAGGTACTACTAGAATAAAACAGCTATATGAGGCGGGTGCTAATATTTCTTTAGCTTCAGACAATATTAGAGACCCATTTAGACCTTTTGGAAATGGTGATATGTTGGAAGAGGCCCTTTTGACTGCTCAAGTAGCCCAAATGGGTACCTATTCCGATTTAAGGGCCGTTTACCGTATGGCGACGATGAACCCGGCCAAAGCAATGGGAAAAGAAAAATATGGAACCGTAGAAGGTGCACCAGCTGATTTGGTATTGCTAGAAGCAAATTCAGCAGAGGAAGCCATTCTTAGCCAAAGCAACAAAAGGTATGTTTTCAAGCGCGGGGAAATTATCTGCGAGAATAGACGTTGGACCAAAATGATTGAGGAGGATTAA
- a CDS encoding DUF308 domain-containing protein: MDIRHNWWFDVITGFLVLALGWYFFTRPEMAILTIGKVFGLYLLIFGTLYAWGAFSDRIVDVYWYIPLGEGVFYILLSAIILTSPATVLLLNRILGVWLLSIGVFRLLGNRFRSTVSSSTMTGNSLLILFGLFLLVYPLVFASLTIMILGIILILVGGIMIANGISVWKIKKGFY; the protein is encoded by the coding sequence ATGGATATTCGACATAATTGGTGGTTTGATGTAATCACAGGCTTTCTGGTACTAGCCCTTGGATGGTATTTTTTCACTCGACCTGAAATGGCGATTTTGACTATTGGCAAGGTATTTGGGCTATACTTGTTGATTTTTGGAACATTGTACGCTTGGGGGGCTTTTAGTGATAGAATAGTTGATGTTTACTGGTATATTCCACTAGGTGAAGGTGTGTTTTATATTCTGCTATCAGCGATTATTCTGACAAGCCCAGCTACGGTATTACTATTAAACCGCATACTTGGAGTATGGCTATTATCCATAGGCGTTTTTAGATTATTGGGGAATCGATTTCGGAGCACCGTATCAAGCAGTACCATGACTGGAAATAGTTTATTAATACTTTTTGGGCTATTTTTGCTAGTATACCCCTTGGTGTTTGCTTCACTTACGATTATGATATTAGGCATAATACTAATTCTAGTAGGTGGTATTATGATTGCGAATGGTATTAGCGTTTGGAAAATTAAAAAAGGATTTTATTAA
- a CDS encoding DNA-processing protein DprA encodes MLYSLRDAMKLSVLYCTSEFGSTWFEQIIYKNLFAKAIDTSVQMQISLWDNPRYIVNYFDTLERLFTAKKYREEQIKKYKDKLVEVLEKSRDNRVIEERVENEMILCGEHDIQIIPLEDHNYPSKARQIESPAPTLFCKGLLPNFQGLEQSVAVIGMHEPDLELTPQMAQYVALALKEKGWWNISGLSSGCDTYAHIASLELGGKTGAVVPYGLASLVHPLENTLLADAIVERGGFLLSEMIPSMEANRISIILRDRLQSALTTALFILETDLESNTLITVDHSLKSKKTIFVFDPTGSPLENQSTVLGNELLLSLKSNDGLNSAFSYDTYRDSHIIGVTDGTVFKNWLDYMNGDSDSMIC; translated from the coding sequence ATGCTCTATAGCTTGAGAGATGCCATGAAATTAAGTGTGTTGTATTGCACTTCGGAATTTGGGAGCACTTGGTTTGAGCAAATAATTTACAAGAATTTATTTGCGAAGGCCATAGATACATCAGTCCAGATGCAAATCTCCTTATGGGATAATCCTAGGTATATTGTTAACTATTTTGATACACTAGAAAGGCTCTTTACGGCGAAAAAGTATAGGGAAGAACAGATAAAAAAATATAAGGATAAATTGGTTGAAGTGCTTGAAAAGTCTCGTGACAACCGAGTGATAGAGGAACGAGTGGAAAACGAAATGATTCTATGTGGTGAGCACGATATACAGATTATACCGTTGGAAGACCACAATTATCCGAGCAAGGCAAGACAGATTGAGTCACCGGCACCGACGCTATTTTGTAAAGGCTTGCTTCCTAATTTTCAGGGACTGGAACAATCGGTTGCTGTTATTGGTATGCATGAGCCAGACTTAGAACTGACACCTCAGATGGCACAGTACGTTGCCTTGGCGCTTAAAGAAAAAGGCTGGTGGAATATCTCCGGTCTATCCTCTGGATGTGACACCTACGCTCATATTGCTTCATTAGAACTAGGCGGAAAGACGGGGGCTGTAGTTCCCTACGGCCTAGCTTCACTGGTTCATCCACTGGAAAACACTTTGCTTGCGGATGCTATTGTTGAGCGAGGTGGTTTTCTGCTGTCGGAGATGATACCTTCCATGGAAGCGAATCGCATCAGTATAATTTTAAGAGATAGATTGCAAAGCGCGCTTACTACGGCATTGTTTATTTTGGAAACGGACTTGGAAAGCAACACTTTGATTACAGTGGATCATAGTTTGAAAAGTAAAAAGACCATATTTGTTTTCGATCCAACCGGTTCACCATTGGAAAACCAAAGCACGGTTTTAGGAAATGAACTCTTGCTTTCGTTGAAATCCAATGATGGCTTAAACAGTGCATTTTCTTATGACACGTATCGCGATTCTCATATTATTGGCGTTACAGATGGGACTGTCTTTAAAAATTGGTTGGATTATATGAATGGTGATAGCGATAGCATGATATGTTGA
- a CDS encoding polysaccharide deacetylase family protein — protein sequence MKYFLTFDGAPHPPFTNRILDILKEQQVHATFFVEGHRIQGNETLLKRIIDEGHGLGNHTYSHKVLTEMDSDEAIYEVERCNQELDKACGQVVRAFRPPWGKIDAEVSEKLAAKGYVLCCWNASVKDFEAPSAEVLAERMFHCLANYRVVVLHDHVSIVPEALKMVIPRLKTAGVSFERVEDYLPKMNGR from the coding sequence ATGAAATATTTTCTAACCTTTGATGGAGCACCACATCCACCGTTTACAAATCGCATTCTTGATATTTTAAAAGAACAGCAGGTACATGCCACCTTTTTTGTAGAAGGCCACAGGATTCAGGGGAATGAGACGTTACTAAAACGCATCATAGATGAGGGACATGGCTTAGGTAATCATACATATTCTCACAAGGTGCTTACGGAAATGGATTCTGATGAAGCTATCTATGAGGTGGAACGTTGCAATCAAGAACTGGATAAAGCTTGCGGACAAGTGGTAAGAGCTTTTAGGCCACCATGGGGCAAGATCGACGCGGAAGTTTCTGAGAAATTGGCTGCTAAGGGTTATGTTTTATGCTGCTGGAATGCATCCGTTAAGGATTTTGAGGCTCCGTCCGCAGAAGTACTTGCAGAACGGATGTTTCATTGCCTTGCCAACTACAGGGTAGTGGTACTGCATGACCATGTTTCCATTGTGCCGGAGGCATTGAAAATGGTTATACCTAGACTTAAAACAGCTGGGGTTAGTTTTGAAAGGGTTGAGGATTATTTGCCAAAAATGAATGGCAGATAG
- the recA gene encoding recombinase RecA yields the protein MAEKDKALDIALSQIKKQYGNGAIMKLGEGPLNKGIDVIPTGALSLDIALGIGGLPKGRIVEIYGPESSGKTTVALHVVAEAQKTGGTAAFIDAEHALDPNYAEKLGVDIENLLVSQPDTGEQGLEIAEALIRSGAVEIIVVDSVAALVPRAEIEGEMGDSFVGLHARLMSQAMRKIAGAVSKSNCLIIFINQLREKVGVMFGSPEVTTGGRALKFYSSVRIDVRRIETLKKGQDMIGSRTRAKVAKNKVAPPFKLAEFDIMYGEGVSREGCLVDLGAELGIIQKSGAWYSYQEERLGQGRENVKIFMAEHPDIAAEVENKIRIETGVLKHEEPKEEPKEKAKKETSAC from the coding sequence ATGGCAGAAAAAGACAAAGCTCTTGATATTGCACTATCGCAGATCAAGAAACAATATGGTAATGGAGCAATCATGAAGTTGGGTGAAGGCCCTCTGAATAAAGGGATTGATGTAATTCCAACAGGAGCGTTATCCTTGGATATTGCACTCGGTATTGGTGGCTTGCCCAAGGGGCGAATTGTAGAAATTTATGGCCCTGAATCTTCTGGTAAGACAACAGTAGCTCTACATGTGGTTGCTGAGGCACAAAAAACGGGTGGAACTGCGGCATTTATTGATGCAGAACATGCATTGGACCCAAATTATGCTGAAAAACTAGGGGTGGACATTGAAAACTTATTGGTCTCACAACCGGATACTGGAGAGCAGGGTCTAGAAATTGCCGAAGCTTTAATCCGAAGTGGAGCAGTTGAAATCATAGTTGTTGACTCAGTAGCAGCCTTGGTACCTCGAGCAGAAATTGAAGGAGAAATGGGTGATTCCTTTGTTGGATTGCATGCTAGATTAATGTCTCAAGCCATGCGTAAAATTGCTGGAGCAGTAAGCAAATCTAATTGTCTAATTATTTTTATCAATCAGTTGAGGGAAAAAGTAGGTGTGATGTTTGGAAGCCCGGAAGTAACTACCGGCGGACGTGCGCTTAAGTTTTACTCATCAGTACGGATAGATGTTCGTAGGATTGAAACACTGAAAAAAGGTCAAGATATGATTGGCTCGAGAACAAGAGCAAAGGTAGCTAAAAACAAAGTAGCGCCTCCTTTTAAATTGGCTGAATTTGATATCATGTATGGTGAAGGCGTATCTAGGGAAGGTTGTCTGGTGGACCTAGGAGCTGAGTTAGGGATTATACAAAAAAGTGGTGCATGGTATTCCTACCAGGAAGAACGATTGGGACAGGGACGAGAAAATGTGAAGATATTTATGGCAGAGCACCCAGATATCGCAGCAGAGGTGGAAAATAAAATTCGAATAGAAACTGGTGTTTTAAAACATGAAGAACCCAAAGAAGAACCCAAAGAAAAAGCCAAGAAAGAAACGTCAGCCTGCTGA